In Tachypleus tridentatus isolate NWPU-2018 chromosome 3, ASM421037v1, whole genome shotgun sequence, the sequence tctcgACCAGTATCAAACTGTTTATCTCAGTTGTTCtagtttttaaaaacacaaactacagtttttatcttaaaacttaagagttttttttttaaattacccaTAAACATCCTCCAGTTATTGGGTAGTATTGATTGAAATGTGACCTGTATATCTGTTACTGACCTGTGTGGATATAAGTATGCTTCTTCATGTCAGACTTCTGGTGGAATCGTTTACCACAGTACTGACACGGGTAAGGTCTGGTGTCGGAGTGGATCAACAGGTGGGTGGTCAAGGTGGACGACCTCTTGAAAGTCTTTCCGCACAGTTGGCATTCGTAGGTCCTCTCAGTCATATGGACAGCTCGGTGGAGGCGTAAACTCAGTTCGTGGCCAAAACTTTTATCACACTGCGGGCACAAGAACGGCCGTTTTCCGTTGTGCGACCTGCGGGCATGTACCTCGACTCCATGCGGACTGCCGAAGGTTTCTTGACACCTGGAACACGAAAACGGGGACTTTGCGTGTGTATCTTCGTCGTGGATCATATATTTCCTTTTCAGCTCAGATGACCCCAGAAGGGCCTCGATAGAGTAATCGGATAGCTTTCGGCTCCCAGATGAAAAGGTATTCGAACCTGCTTGGTTCATCAGGCCTTTGGGATAAATTATGGAATGATCCTGGACTTTTGAAGCTTTTATCTTGGACGGCAGATGAAGCACATAAGGGGCAGTATTAGCACTGGGCTTGCTGATAAACTGGTTGCCTGCGGAACACAGTGAACAAAAGTTATAACTGGAACAGGGCTCTTATGATGGACTTTTatacaaaaactaatataaatcaAGACATTCTGCACTTAGCAGACTATCTTATTATGCAAGCTGATAAAATATTTGAACGTTAAccaaataatagtttgtttttgaattttgcgcaaagctacacgtgggctatctgcgctagccttctccaatttagaagtataagactaaagggacggcagctagtcactgccacccaccgccaactcttgggctactcttttaccaacgaatagtgggatttaccgtctcATTATTaagtccccacagctgaaagggttggtttggtttgtttttgatttcgcgcacgctacacgagggctatctgcgctagccgttcctaatttagaagtataaaactagaggaacagcagctagtcatcaccacccaccgccaactcttgggctactcttttaccaacgaatagtaagattgaaagtcacattacaacaccaccacggctgaaagggcgagcatgtttggtgtgacgggtattcaaacccgcaaccctcaggttacgagttgaacgtcttaacccacctggccatgccgagcccgaataatagtattaaataattattattggaTCTCCCATATGTTGAAAATAATGCtgctaaatataaagattaaatcCAGTGAACGTGTGAACTCATaagtataataaaactatattttagaaCAAGTACTAGAATAACGAAACTGAAACCGAAAGACAAGTGTTCGTTTGGTTTATAGATTTCCCCAGTAGATGTTGTTGCTACGTTGGAATATGTTTGGGGTTCTCCATTAGGTGTAGCTTaccgtgtttgttttttgtaaggtacaaaactacacgatgagTCGCTTTGTCCATCAACCTGCCAGACCTTACTAGTTATGGTATAACGTTTACATTTCTcctttttttaaactattttataaaaatcctTTCACTTTTCTGGCTTCGTTCTAACCCCAAATCGACAATTTCATCAtggtttgtttttcgaatttcgcacaaagctactcgagggctatctgtgctagccgtccctaacttagcagtgtaagactagagggaaagcagctagtcatcaccacccatcgccaactcttgggctactcttttaccaacgaatagtaagattgaccgtcacattataacgcccccacggctgaaagggcgagcatgtttggcgcgacggggatgcgaacccgcgaccctcagattacgagtcacgcttggccatgccgggccttctcatggattgattgtttgtaattaagcataaaccTATGCAACGGGCAGGCAATCTGTGCTGTggccatcacgggtatcgaaacccggtttctatcggtGTGCTACTGGGGGCGATCACTTCGTGTAATAAGTATATGATTGGCTTAACCCGGTACTTTATAACAAGTATATGATTGGCTGTGTAACAAGTATATGACTGGGGCGATCACTTCGTGTAATAAGTATATGATTGGCTTAAGGGGCGAGCACTTCGTATAACAAGTATATGATTGGCTAAAGGGGCGAGCACTTCGTGTAACAAGTATATGATTGGCTAAAGGGGCGAGCACTTCGTGTAACAAGTATATGATTGGCTAAAGGGGCGAGCACTTCGTGTAACAAGTATATGATTGGCTAAGTAACCATCACGATTGATATTCTTTGTTAGTTCTAAGAACATGTCagtgaagttaaaaaaaacactgcACTACATCTTTCATGTTCATTGCCgacgggcatggccaggtgattaaggcacacgactcgtaatctgagagtcgcggattcgaatccccgtcacaccaaatatgctcgccctttcagccgtgggggtgttataatataacggtcaatcccactattcgttggtaaaaagagtagcccaagagttggcggtgggtggtgatgactagctgccttctctcttgtctcacactgttaaattaggaacagctagcacaggtaactctcgtatagctttgcgcaaattcaaaacaaaccaaaccgacgAGGTTTTTCGCACAATAGTAATTAATGTTCAGCGGCTAGGGTACAACAGTTAACTTACCTTTATCCGGGCCATGTAGCAACGTGAGACAAGGGTTAATTGATCAGAACATGTCAAGAGTTTTACAGAGTGTTGTTTGTTTCTCAGAAGACTGTATTTAATTTCACTGGTACAGTACGTAGATCGCTTACCCATCGTTCAACTGCCCAAAAGGCTGCATTTTGAAAACGAGTGTTTTTATTATGAAATCGGCCCATCTTTAAATGTGGCTACCAGCTTAACAGAGATTTCCAATTTTGTGTAGTCTGTCGATTAACGTAGCAGGCTGATTTCGAATAAGCACAGTCTGAGGTATATTTTCTCTCAAATTTAAAACTATATGTATAGTTCTTAGACAATAAATCTACAAACAAAACCCGTCCATCAGAAGACCGCACTTATCAACGAATCTTTAAGGTTACCCCATATTTGTTAATATAGTTTTCAAGTTTCGTGTGAACCTAAAACTAgctgtataaaaataaagtattataaaattagGTTCATGTTGGTAATTAATTGtcattaaacaaatgaaattccTCCACTGTTCTTACTTTCCTTTCAGTCTACTCTTTGTCAGATGTTTTCAGAGAAAGACATTTTGGTTGAAGGTCACATATGTACGATACGAATGGCTGAAACGACTATGCGTAGGGTGAAGGTTATTTGTACGggcttatttgtttttacttcttcAAACAAAGGAAGAATACAATTACGGTTACTACAGTTGGCAATaattaatgtatgtttgtaaacttgctgagaatttaatgaaaatcagcagaaaaaaaaacacaagtttcaACAAGGAGAAGTTTAAATTATCACAGTTTTATCTTGAAACATTAAGTGTTTGGAAGCTGTGTACGAGAGTGTTTACGCGCTGTCGTAACTCGCATATCAGTTCCTTTGTTGTATTTGTAGCTGTAGTTCCAGTTGTTAcagtgtttctccgataataagacctacccataaaataagacctagtgtgatttttggggatagttttaatataagccctacccttaaaataagccctagttaagagtggcaggaagaggaaagaaataaaaaaaaattaatttattaattagtttaatagttaattagtttgtttaagtattaatcagttagtttaatagtttaataatagtttattttaaatggttagtttaatagttttactttgtaacttcatttttttaatatatcaaaataagacatcccccgaaaataagccctagtgtcatatattggagtgaaaattaatataagccctgtcttatttttggagaaacacggtattaaaAGTGGCGTTTCAGGAACGCAGTTTTTTTTTGCTAACTTTACCTACCTACACTCTCGAAACCCGGATATTTCGACTGAGGAAAAGAACGAGCCCTTCCACCGTGATTCGGGCTTAAAAACCTTTCTTGAGACGTCTGTGATGGCGGACGGAACTCTTGGGAAAGATGACTTTCTTCTGGAGACTTCGGCGGCACTTTCGGGAACAGCGGTGCCTGGTGCGTGCTCCCACAGCCGCGAGCGACGTCATTCGATTCAGGGCGTGGAACGAGGCAACTGCAGGTTTGTCGGGCCAGCTTCAGGTAGCGAAACAGTTTATCGCTGTATAGACCATGTAGGGGTAGGATGGCCAGTCCAGAGGCCAACACCTGGGGTAGATAGCTGTGGAAAGCTCAGATGCTACTGATCGTTGAgctgtgtaaaaaataaaaaaaatctaatattctATTAAAGATGCacgtgaaaaataacaaaaacaacacagaCTCGAACTACTGAATTCACTTTAAAAAATGGGCGATCAACCCCCTACCGTTTGTGTAGGAGAAGGCGTTTTAAGGTAACTTTGCATAATTAGAATATGTTATGAAACGTAAAACCATGAAGAATCTAATAACGTTTATTCCcttgtgttctgtccaccactgATAATCGAACTCCAAATTTGAGTGATGTAAATTCGTCGCTAGTCCAGCGGAAGGCGAAGGCTTATGCAAACCATTTTCTTTCAACTAGTCCTCTGAAATGCCACAAAGTAAATACCTTAAAGACGCTCATTTGTGGTATTAGCAGGTATATAGAAATtacaaaagagaacaaacaagaAACGACATGAAATTTATAGAAGAAAAACCTGAAGTTTTGAGACGGAAAGAAATGGTAGACACATGTAAAACATCGTTAGGACTGATAAGAGAATAAAAACCTTCGAAATGGATTAAAACCTGAAACAGCCAATCTGCACCAGGCTTTCTTGAGTCTGCGCATAACGAGCCAATAAACGAAATTATTTCGTATCCGTGCTTATAATAGCGACAATGAGGGGTACATTGTACATGTATATGCTTAATTTCAACGGTAGCCGCAAGGGACATGTCCCCACACTTCTGAAACCAAAGTTACGTCCCTGTATATGTCTATGGGCTACACTTCTTTGCATTGTTTGTTACAGAGGAACATATCCCCACATTTCtcattgattgattgtttggaattaagcgcaaagatacacaatgggctatctgtgctctgcccattatggGTATCGAATCTGGTTTCTAGCCGTGtgatccgcagacatactactgtgccactggtgggcccTTACACTTCTGAAACCAAAGTTACGTCGCTGTACACATGAATAGGTTTATTTTCCTCCACGAGGTAAGATTAAAACCATGCAAAGAAGTGGACTAGAGATCAGCGTATCCGGACAGTGAGTCCGGATGTTTGAAGTTCGCGTTCCACATTTACGCTTATGTTAAGACATctatcaaaacaaacagataGGTAAATTTTAGTTACCCTGGTGGCcattatataaaatcattatgtaacgCGATTTTACATCTTCTGTCTTCCACCATCGAAAATCTTGTGATTGTAATATGTAATGTTCAAAGTTTTTAACAATTTGGAGGTATTGGATAATACATTGAGTTATTACTTGGGTTTCAATCCGAGAATTCAAAGTTCGCGACCCACTGCCGTAAAAATGGGGTGTGGGTGTGTTATTACTGTAACGATGAAATCTAACTATTCGGTCTTACAAGAGTTCGCAGTAGCTGGtgttgaccagttgccttcctgTTAGTTTATCAGCTCAACTTTAGACAGCAGTTTAGTTTCGGACAAAATTACAAAATGGAGTAATATACACGTATTGCTGGTCCTGTGCTTAGTGTTTGgagtaacaaaacattttcattaattcaTGGGGCTTGCAGCAATATAACACTATTGCTGGTTTGGTGCTTCGCGTTTAGAGTAACATAGAACATTTTTAGTAACTCATAGGGTCTAGAGTAACGTATACATTTTGTGGATGTGACACAGATATTATAGCtataacattttcataatttaaaatcattttaaaataatgttattgtattttaaattttgagacAGGCTGTCCATTCTGAAGGCCAGTTCGGATGTGCCCCAGCTGTGAACAATGCTTATTCAGAGTGTGgtcaagcttataaaaggtatTTAACTTCTGCATGTGACCAATACACTAATCTTTCTTGTCACGAGGAATATGTACTGTACACTGTGAAATAAAAAGTGATTTTATACTCTAAATAACAAGAATTTAGCACGTGGTTCGCTTCATTTTGGGTTCAACTTCTGATCAGTTTAACCCAGAAGCGTCCCTGTTTATAAGTGAACCTGTCTCGCTCCTCTGGTGTTGTTGTTGAGGGAACTAAAGATCCGGCCTTCCATATTAAGGAAACACCTTTCCGTTGTTGTTCGGCTGTgaataagttttttgttgttgttttctatttcaTAGTGAAACAGATTCGTGTTAGTCTCTTATGTTTAGTCAAGTATATTGTAAGTAAACTCTGTTTAGTGGCCGAGAGATTTTCTTCTTCTAAAGTTAGATACTTGAAGATGACGGTACTGATTTTCCAAATGGCTACAacgtttgaaaacaaaaaactgtgaGTGTTGTGATTTATAAATTCCAGAATACACTGTAATAAACAAGTACCAACAAATtgaaaattagctaatgtcactcctaccttCAAGGAAAGTAACaaaagttgtcccagtaattatagacttATTAGTTttgcatcagttgtgggaaacgtttcagaaagtttgataaaaggtacttttcaaagtcatttaacaaagattaaaattttattggacagCTAACTAGggaaaaatcttgccttaaaAGTATATGGATATGCTTTGAAACTGTTACTGtatatggaatattgtgttcagtcttgggtttcttaccttagaaaagacattgaattgttggaaagggttcagagaagggtcaCCTAAAATTATAGCTGGGTTGTGGTGAGAATAGAGAATATGAGAATAGATAAATAGAATTATCTCTTGAGAAAAGAAGCGTTAGAAggaatctgattgaagtgtttgaAACAGTAAAAGGAAGGGATATGTTGATGCCCatgggcgtagatcctgggggggatgTGATacaccccccttcattttaggtaggggtatggtgcatacaatcatccccctacagtttggtctgttgaattgttttattgcatcacagacctacaaattgcgtgtttgttcttgtgattctcgtgttcttaccaatcgaattacataattaggccaaGTTGTAGGCTTTTTCattagccgaaatgtacatcttttat encodes:
- the LOC143247655 gene encoding uncharacterized protein LOC143247655, whose amino-acid sequence is MNQAGSNTFSSGSRKLSDYSIEALLGSSELKRKYMIHDEDTHAKSPFSCSRCQETFGSPHGVEVHARRSHNGKRPFLCPQCDKSFGHELSLRLHRAVHMTERTYECQLCGKTFKRSSTLTTHLLIHSDTRPYPCQYCGKRFHQKSDMKKHTYIHTGEKPHQCNICGKGFSQSSNLITHTRKHTGFKPFPCDQCLRAFHRKVDLRRHKEIHHLSLSIVTQRPLRLPL